In one Mycobacterium sp. NBC_00419 genomic region, the following are encoded:
- the manA gene encoding mannose-6-phosphate isomerase, class I: MELLRGAIRTYAWGSRTAIADFTGRPSPTAHPEAELWLGAHPGDPACLETAGTQTSLLDAVRSDPEGQLGPAVRARFGDVLPFLVKVLAADEPLSLQAHPSAEQAVEGYLREDRLGVPLNSPIRNYRDRSHKPELLVALGQFEALAGFRPAARTVELLTALGVANLNPYIALLSGQSDADGLRALFTTWITAPQPDLDVLIPAVLEGAVNYMRSGATEFEAEAKTVLELGERYPGDAGVLAALLLNRISLAPGEAIFLSAGNLHSYLQGVGVEVMANSDNVLRGGLTPKHVDVPELLRVLDFTPADDVKLHPPTHRDGIELVYQTPAPEFATSVLVLDEPSVGHEIDAPSRHDGPQILVCTEGTVVVRAKSDVVTLRRGSSAWVAADDGPIRLEAGEPSKLFRATVGL, from the coding sequence GTGGAACTGCTACGAGGAGCGATACGCACCTATGCGTGGGGATCACGCACAGCCATCGCCGATTTTACCGGGAGGCCTTCTCCCACAGCGCATCCCGAGGCTGAGCTCTGGCTCGGTGCCCATCCGGGCGACCCGGCGTGCCTGGAGACGGCCGGTACCCAGACGTCGTTGCTCGACGCCGTGCGCTCCGATCCCGAAGGGCAGCTCGGACCCGCGGTGCGGGCGCGCTTCGGCGACGTGTTGCCGTTCCTGGTCAAGGTGCTCGCCGCCGACGAGCCCCTGTCGTTGCAGGCCCACCCCAGCGCGGAGCAGGCGGTCGAGGGTTACCTGCGTGAGGACCGGTTGGGCGTGCCGCTCAATTCGCCGATCCGCAACTACCGCGATCGCAGCCATAAGCCCGAATTGCTGGTTGCCCTCGGGCAATTCGAGGCGCTTGCCGGATTCCGGCCCGCGGCCCGCACGGTGGAGCTGCTGACCGCCCTGGGTGTCGCCAACCTCAACCCGTACATCGCCCTGCTCAGCGGACAGTCCGACGCCGATGGGCTGCGTGCACTGTTCACCACCTGGATCACCGCGCCCCAGCCTGATCTCGACGTCCTGATCCCGGCCGTTCTCGAGGGCGCCGTGAACTATATGCGCTCGGGGGCAACCGAATTCGAGGCAGAGGCCAAGACGGTCCTGGAGTTGGGGGAGCGCTACCCGGGCGACGCCGGGGTGCTGGCCGCGCTGTTGCTCAACCGGATCAGCCTGGCTCCCGGTGAGGCGATCTTTCTGTCGGCCGGCAACCTGCACAGCTACCTGCAGGGTGTCGGTGTGGAGGTGATGGCCAACTCCGACAATGTGCTTCGCGGCGGGTTGACGCCCAAGCACGTCGATGTGCCGGAGTTGTTGCGGGTACTGGACTTCACCCCGGCCGACGACGTGAAGCTGCACCCGCCGACGCATCGCGACGGTATCGAGCTGGTCTACCAGACCCCGGCGCCGGAGTTCGCCACGTCGGTGCTGGTGCTCGACGAGCCGAGTGTGGGGCATGAGATCGACGCGCCGTCGCGCCACGACGGGCCGCAGATTCTGGTGTGCACCGAAGGCACGGTGGTCGTGCGTGCCAAGTCCGACGTGGTCACGCTGCGGCGCGGATCCTCGGCGTGGGTAGCCGCTGATGACGGCCCGATTCGTCTGGAGGCGGGTGAGCCCTCGAAACTGTTTCGGGCTACCGTGGGCCTCTGA
- a CDS encoding cation diffusion facilitator family transporter codes for MSTEGSTKAILAALTANAGIAAAKFFGFFITGSSSMLAEAVHSVADTSNQGLLLFGQRQARKEADSLHQFGYGRSRYFYSFVVALVLFSLGAIFALYEGYHKISHPAPLTSPMVAVVILGVAITLETYSFRTAMVESRPLKGKGSWWQFIRRSRNPELPVVLLEDTGALIGLVFALAGVGLTIVTGDPIWDGVGTMFIGALLGVIAIILMVEMHSLLIGEGATAEECSAIQAALEQTPHVDRVIHLRTQYLGPEEMLVGAKIALAANIDLATVAATIDNAEAAVRAKVPAAAVIYLEPDLDRALTR; via the coding sequence ATGTCGACCGAGGGCAGTACCAAGGCGATCCTGGCGGCCCTGACCGCCAACGCGGGTATCGCGGCGGCGAAGTTCTTCGGATTCTTCATCACCGGAAGTTCGTCGATGCTCGCCGAGGCGGTTCACTCGGTGGCCGACACCTCCAACCAGGGCCTGCTGCTGTTCGGTCAGCGCCAGGCCCGCAAAGAGGCGGACAGCCTGCACCAGTTCGGTTACGGCCGTAGCCGGTACTTCTATTCGTTCGTCGTGGCCCTGGTGTTGTTCTCCCTCGGCGCGATCTTCGCGCTCTACGAGGGCTACCACAAGATCTCGCACCCCGCGCCGCTGACCTCACCGATGGTGGCAGTGGTGATCCTCGGTGTGGCGATCACCTTGGAGACCTACAGCTTTCGCACCGCGATGGTGGAATCCCGTCCGCTCAAAGGGAAGGGCAGCTGGTGGCAGTTCATCCGCCGCTCGCGTAACCCAGAGCTGCCGGTGGTGCTGTTGGAGGACACCGGCGCGCTGATCGGTCTGGTCTTCGCCCTGGCGGGTGTGGGTTTGACGATCGTGACCGGCGACCCGATCTGGGACGGTGTGGGCACCATGTTCATCGGCGCCCTGCTGGGGGTGATCGCGATCATTCTCATGGTCGAGATGCACAGCCTCCTCATCGGTGAGGGCGCCACCGCCGAGGAGTGCAGTGCGATTCAGGCCGCCCTCGAGCAGACCCCGCATGTGGACCGCGTGATCCACCTCCGCACCCAGTACCTGGGCCCCGAGGAAATGCTTGTCGGTGCCAAGATCGCGCTCGCTGCCAACATCGATCTGGCGACCGTGGCCGCCACCATCGACAACGCCGAGGCGGCGGTGCGGGCCAAGGTGCCCGCCGCCGCCGTCATCTACCTGGAACCGGATCTCGATCGCGCGCTGACCCGCTAG
- a CDS encoding FAD-dependent oxidoreductase encodes MGRPTEPAQRHHAIVIGASIAGLCTARVLSEFFDRVTVYDRDTLPDAPAHRDAVPQDRHVHVLMARGAAELESLYPGLLDAMVAAGVPKLDNRPESIHFGAAGHVLGTPHRLRREFTTYVPSRKQLEFQIRRRTTALPNVAIRRRDVNAPRFDGERQRVTGVLLAEPGGGQVFESCDLVVDATGRGTRLPAWLDEWGFARPREDSIDVGITYATMQLTIPDGLLAEKVVVAGASREQPAGLGMLFYEDHTWGLTTFTVGNTPVPQNLSEMCSLAAKLLPQAHVNAIAAAEPVGEVAFHRYPASRWRRYDKLRRFPAGIVPVGDAVASHNPTYGQGMTMSFLQAAQLRRLLDSGTDELATELNRATARVTYPVWTMTAIGDLVLHGARGRTPWWYRPVGELFDQFLGAAETNPVLAEWFLRRFSLLDSLYMAPSPRIVGEAVRHNMTLWWAQRRTASGSARDRDPVPGR; translated from the coding sequence ATGGGCAGACCAACCGAACCCGCGCAGCGACACCACGCAATCGTCATCGGCGCGAGCATCGCCGGACTCTGCACGGCCCGGGTGCTCTCGGAGTTCTTCGACCGGGTGACGGTGTACGACCGCGACACGTTGCCCGACGCTCCCGCCCACCGAGATGCCGTGCCCCAGGACCGCCATGTGCACGTCCTGATGGCCAGGGGGGCCGCCGAACTCGAGTCGCTCTATCCGGGGCTGCTCGACGCCATGGTGGCCGCCGGCGTTCCCAAGCTCGACAACCGGCCCGAGAGCATCCACTTCGGTGCGGCCGGTCACGTCCTGGGCACCCCACACCGGCTGCGCCGTGAGTTCACCACCTATGTGCCCAGCCGCAAGCAACTGGAGTTTCAGATCCGCCGGCGCACCACGGCGCTGCCGAACGTGGCGATCCGGCGCCGGGATGTCAACGCCCCTCGCTTCGACGGTGAGCGCCAGCGGGTCACCGGTGTGCTGCTGGCCGAGCCCGGCGGCGGCCAGGTCTTCGAGAGCTGCGACCTGGTCGTCGACGCCACCGGCCGCGGCACCCGGTTGCCGGCATGGCTCGATGAATGGGGCTTCGCCAGACCACGCGAGGACAGCATCGATGTCGGGATCACCTATGCCACAATGCAATTAACAATTCCCGACGGCCTGCTCGCCGAGAAGGTCGTGGTTGCGGGCGCCTCCCGCGAGCAGCCGGCCGGTTTGGGCATGCTGTTCTACGAGGACCACACCTGGGGACTGACCACGTTCACGGTGGGCAATACGCCCGTGCCACAGAACCTCAGCGAGATGTGCTCGCTGGCCGCCAAGCTATTACCCCAAGCGCACGTCAACGCGATCGCCGCCGCCGAGCCGGTGGGCGAGGTCGCCTTCCACCGCTATCCCGCCAGCCGCTGGCGCAGGTATGACAAGCTGCGCCGCTTTCCGGCCGGGATCGTCCCCGTCGGCGACGCCGTGGCCAGTCACAACCCGACCTACGGGCAGGGCATGACCATGAGCTTCCTCCAGGCAGCACAGCTGCGTCGCCTATTAGACTCGGGCACAGACGAATTGGCTACCGAGCTGAACCGCGCGACGGCACGGGTGACGTATCCGGTGTGGACCATGACCGCGATAGGTGACCTCGTTCTGCACGGCGCCCGGGGCCGTACGCCGTGGTGGTACCGCCCGGTGGGTGAGCTCTTCGATCAGTTCCTCGGCGCCGCCGAGACGAATCCCGTTCTGGCGGAGTGGTTCCTGCGCCGTTTCAGCCTGCTCGACAGCCTGTACATGGCGCCCTCGCCGCGGATCGTCGGTGAGGCGGTGCGCCACAACATGACGCTGTGGTGGGCCCAGCGGCGCACCGCTAGCGGGTCAGCGCGCGATCGAGATCCGGTTCCAGGTAGATGA
- a CDS encoding alkane 1-monooxygenase — MGLIAPTALIVVLPVVWGMNQLGWTAASQVFFWVGPFLIYMLLPALDLKFGRDGQNPPDEVMEYLENDKYYRYCTYIFIPFQFVSLIFGAYMFTASNLSWLGYEGGLSWFAKIGLALSVGVLGGTGINTAHELGHKKESLERWLSKVTLAQTCYGHFYIEHNRGHHVRVATPEDPASSRFGETFWEFLPRSVWGSARSAVKLEAARIRRLGKSPWDPRTWLGNDVLNAWLMSAVLFGALIAVFGPALIPFLIIQAVFGFAMLESVNYLEHYGLLRQKNENGRYERCSPQHSWNSDHLVTNLFLYHLQRHSDHHANPTRRYQTLRSMDEAPELPTGYATLIGVTYLPWVWRRMMDHRVLEHYKGDITKVNIDPRRREKILARYGAGAGA; from the coding sequence ATGGGCCTGATCGCGCCCACAGCACTGATCGTGGTGCTGCCCGTCGTCTGGGGGATGAACCAGCTCGGCTGGACCGCCGCTTCGCAGGTGTTCTTCTGGGTCGGGCCGTTCCTGATCTACATGCTGCTGCCCGCGCTGGACCTCAAGTTCGGTCGCGACGGCCAGAACCCGCCCGACGAGGTGATGGAGTATCTGGAGAACGACAAGTACTACCGGTACTGCACCTACATCTTCATCCCGTTCCAGTTCGTCAGCCTGATCTTCGGCGCCTACATGTTCACCGCGTCGAACCTGAGCTGGCTGGGCTACGAGGGCGGCCTGAGCTGGTTCGCCAAGATCGGCCTGGCGCTCTCGGTCGGCGTGCTCGGCGGCACCGGCATCAACACCGCCCACGAACTGGGGCACAAGAAGGAGTCGCTGGAGCGCTGGCTGTCGAAGGTGACGCTGGCTCAGACCTGCTACGGCCACTTCTACATCGAGCACAACCGCGGCCACCACGTCCGTGTCGCCACCCCGGAGGATCCGGCGTCGTCGCGATTCGGTGAGACGTTCTGGGAGTTCCTGCCCCGCAGTGTCTGGGGGAGCGCCCGGTCGGCCGTCAAGCTCGAGGCGGCCCGTATCCGCCGGCTCGGCAAGAGCCCCTGGGACCCCCGGACCTGGCTGGGTAACGACGTGCTCAACGCCTGGCTGATGTCGGCGGTGCTCTTCGGTGCGCTGATCGCGGTGTTCGGTCCCGCCCTGATCCCGTTCCTGATCATCCAGGCGGTGTTCGGCTTCGCCATGCTCGAGTCGGTCAACTACCTCGAGCATTACGGGCTGCTGCGGCAGAAGAACGAGAACGGCCGTTACGAGCGCTGCTCCCCCCAGCACAGCTGGAACTCCGACCACCTGGTGACCAACCTGTTCCTCTACCACCTGCAGCGGCACAGCGATCACCATGCCAACCCGACCCGGCGCTACCAGACGCTGCGCAGCATGGACGAGGCGCCCGAACTGCCGACGGGCTACGCGACCCTGATCGGCGTCACCTACCTGCCCTGGGTGTGGCGCAGGATGATGGACCACCGCGTGCTGGAGCACTACAAGGGTGACATCACCAAGGTGAACATCGACCCGCGGCGCCGCGAGAAGATCCTGGCCCGCTATGGCGCGGGGGCCGGCGCATGA
- a CDS encoding rubredoxin, producing MSSYKCPVCDYVYDEAKGAAREGFPAGTTWADVPDDWCCPDCGVREKIDFEAMEVSK from the coding sequence ATGAGCTCCTACAAGTGCCCGGTGTGTGACTACGTCTACGACGAGGCCAAAGGTGCCGCCCGGGAAGGCTTCCCGGCCGGCACCACCTGGGCCGACGTTCCGGACGACTGGTGCTGCCCGGACTGCGGTGTACGGGAGAAGATCGACTTCGAAGCAATGGAGGTCAGCAAATGA
- a CDS encoding rubredoxin, producing MSASDYKLFICVQCGFEYDEAKGWPEDGIAPGTRWDDIPDDWSCPDCGAAKSDFEMVEVARG from the coding sequence ATGAGTGCGAGTGACTACAAACTGTTCATCTGCGTGCAGTGCGGATTCGAGTACGACGAGGCCAAGGGCTGGCCCGAAGACGGGATCGCACCGGGCACCCGCTGGGACGACATCCCCGACGACTGGAGTTGCCCGGACTGCGGCGCGGCCAAGTCCGACTTCGAAATGGTGGAAGTCGCCCGCGGGTGA
- the alkX gene encoding TetR family transcriptional regulator AlkX: protein MSATLARVTRPRVPYPEASRALLRDSVLDAMREELLTKDWSAITLSDVARTAGISRQTIYNEFGSRQGLAQGYALRLADRLVDAINDAITSNVGNVFAAFSEGFRMFFTESAADPLVISLLTGVAKPDLLQMITTDSAPIITRASERLTAAFIDSWVGASDEDAGVLARAIVRLAMSYISMPPEANHNVAADLARLMTPFAERYGVMDIP, encoded by the coding sequence ATGTCAGCTACGCTCGCGCGTGTGACGAGGCCTCGGGTTCCCTATCCCGAGGCCTCGCGTGCGTTGCTACGGGATTCGGTGCTCGACGCCATGCGCGAGGAACTGCTCACCAAGGACTGGTCGGCGATCACCCTGTCCGATGTGGCCCGCACCGCCGGCATCAGCCGGCAGACCATCTACAACGAGTTCGGCTCCCGGCAGGGCCTGGCGCAGGGGTACGCCCTGCGGCTGGCCGATCGTCTCGTCGACGCCATCAACGACGCGATCACCTCCAACGTCGGCAACGTCTTTGCGGCGTTCTCCGAGGGCTTTCGGATGTTCTTCACCGAGTCGGCCGCCGACCCGCTGGTGATCTCCCTGCTCACCGGTGTCGCCAAGCCCGACCTGCTGCAGATGATCACCACCGACAGCGCGCCGATCATCACCCGAGCCTCCGAGCGGCTGACCGCCGCGTTCATCGACAGCTGGGTCGGCGCCAGCGACGAGGACGCCGGGGTGCTGGCCCGGGCGATCGTCCGGCTGGCGATGAGCTACATCTCGATGCCGCCGGAAGCCAACCACAACGTCGCCGCAGACCTGGCCCGTTTGATGACGCCGTTCGCCGAACGCTACGGTGTTATGGATATTCCCTAG
- the ahcY gene encoding adenosylhomocysteinase, whose amino-acid sequence MSELTADTRNGIDFKVADLSLAEFGRKEIRLAEHEMPGLMSLRREYADVLPLKGARISGSLHMTVQTAVLIETLVSLGAEVRWASCNIFSTQDHAAAATVVGPHGTPEEPKGVPIFAWKGETLEEYWWAAEQMLTWPGEPANMILDDGGDATMLVLRGAQFEKAGVVPPAEDDSSAEYKVFLSLLRERFETDKTKWTTIAESVQGVTEETTTGVLRLYQFAAAGELVFPAINVNDSVTKSKFDNKYGTRHSLIDGINRGTDVLIGGKAALVCGYGDVGKGCAEALKAQGARVAVTEIDPINALQALMDGFEVKTVEEAIGWADIVITATGNQGIITLDHMRSMKHQAILGNIGHFDDEIEMARLESDADIRRINIKPQVDEFVFPDGHSIIVLSEGRLLNLGNATGHPSFVMSNSFSNQVIAQIELWTKNDEYDNEVYRLPKHLDEKVAKIHVEALGGSLTRLTKEQAEYIGVDVEGPYKPEHYRY is encoded by the coding sequence ATGTCTGAACTGACCGCCGATACCCGCAACGGCATCGACTTCAAGGTCGCCGACCTGTCCCTGGCCGAGTTCGGCCGCAAGGAGATCCGGCTCGCCGAGCACGAGATGCCCGGCCTGATGTCGCTGCGTCGCGAATACGCCGACGTGCTGCCGCTCAAGGGCGCGCGCATCTCCGGCTCGCTGCACATGACCGTGCAGACCGCCGTGCTCATCGAGACCCTGGTCTCGCTCGGTGCCGAGGTCCGCTGGGCGTCGTGCAACATCTTCTCCACCCAGGACCATGCCGCCGCCGCGACCGTCGTCGGCCCGCACGGCACCCCGGAGGAGCCCAAGGGTGTGCCGATCTTCGCCTGGAAGGGCGAGACGCTCGAGGAGTACTGGTGGGCGGCTGAGCAGATGCTCACCTGGCCTGGCGAACCCGCGAACATGATCCTCGACGACGGCGGTGACGCCACCATGCTGGTGCTGCGCGGCGCCCAGTTCGAGAAGGCCGGCGTGGTCCCGCCCGCCGAGGACGACTCCTCCGCGGAGTACAAGGTGTTCCTCAGCCTGCTGCGCGAACGCTTCGAGACCGACAAGACCAAGTGGACCACGATCGCCGAGTCGGTCCAGGGCGTCACCGAGGAGACCACCACCGGTGTGCTGCGGCTCTACCAGTTCGCCGCCGCCGGTGAGCTGGTGTTCCCCGCCATCAACGTCAACGATTCGGTAACCAAGAGCAAGTTCGACAACAAGTACGGCACCCGGCATTCGCTCATCGACGGCATCAACCGCGGCACCGACGTGCTGATCGGTGGCAAGGCCGCGCTGGTGTGCGGCTACGGCGACGTCGGCAAGGGCTGCGCCGAGGCGCTCAAGGCCCAGGGCGCCCGCGTCGCGGTCACCGAGATCGATCCGATCAACGCGCTGCAGGCCCTGATGGACGGCTTCGAGGTCAAGACGGTCGAGGAGGCCATCGGCTGGGCCGACATCGTCATCACCGCGACCGGCAACCAGGGCATCATCACCCTCGATCACATGCGCTCGATGAAGCACCAGGCGATCCTGGGCAACATCGGACACTTCGACGACGAGATCGAAATGGCCCGGCTCGAGAGCGATGCGGATATCCGCCGGATCAACATCAAGCCCCAGGTTGACGAGTTCGTGTTCCCGGACGGCCATTCCATCATCGTGCTGTCCGAGGGCAGGCTGCTCAACCTGGGCAACGCCACCGGCCATCCGTCGTTCGTGATGAGCAACAGCTTCTCCAACCAGGTCATCGCCCAGATCGAGCTGTGGACCAAGAACGACGAGTACGACAACGAGGTCTACCGGCTGCCCAAGCATCTTGACGAGAAGGTCGCCAAGATCCACGTCGAAGCCCTCGGCGGTTCGCTGACCAGGCTGACCAAGGAGCAGGCCGAGTACATCGGCGTCGACGTCGAAGGCCCGTACAAGCCCGAGCACTACCGGTACTGA
- a CDS encoding lipase family protein — translation MVVCVGAATAFPPPAHADRAWDPYYNEDEYTEFYTPPNPLPPQLQPGDIVRSEPSRLVLEPSGQLGAIMATGTRVMYRSTDGRGNPDVVTGTYFEPDNDWPGAGPRPLIVYGPGTQGQGDQCAPSRQFNQGFHWAPYLDFTFNYEEMFVATMVARGFAIFMTDYEGLGTIGVQHTYVNRLSEGHAMLDGARAAMRLPDTSLNPHGPVAFWGYSQGGGAAASAAELAATYAPEEHVVGTYAGAPPADLKELFPYADGSALVGVVGYALNSVIAAYPEHADEIRATLTPRGEDMLNKVADQCVAETLTKFMFRHLQPYFNRDLTELVNSEPFSSIFDEQRIGRLKPNAPVLINSNRYDPLVPWTGANQLGRDWCAQGADVEFRTNEEPPFLNKAVVNHALPMLVDGEAAMQWIADRFNGLPTAPNCGRF, via the coding sequence ATTGTCGTATGTGTCGGTGCCGCAACGGCATTCCCGCCACCGGCGCATGCTGACCGCGCCTGGGACCCGTACTACAACGAAGACGAGTACACCGAGTTCTATACGCCACCGAATCCGTTGCCGCCGCAGCTGCAACCGGGCGATATCGTCCGCAGTGAACCCTCGCGGCTGGTGCTCGAGCCCTCCGGTCAACTCGGTGCGATCATGGCCACCGGAACCCGGGTCATGTACCGCAGCACCGACGGCCGCGGGAATCCCGACGTCGTCACCGGCACCTACTTCGAACCCGACAACGACTGGCCGGGGGCGGGGCCGCGTCCACTGATCGTCTACGGGCCGGGCACTCAGGGCCAAGGTGACCAGTGCGCGCCGTCGCGTCAGTTCAACCAGGGCTTCCACTGGGCGCCGTATCTGGATTTCACGTTCAACTACGAGGAGATGTTCGTCGCGACGATGGTGGCGCGGGGCTTCGCCATCTTCATGACCGACTACGAGGGCCTGGGCACGATCGGCGTCCAGCACACCTACGTCAACCGTCTCTCCGAGGGTCACGCCATGCTCGACGGCGCCCGGGCCGCGATGCGGCTCCCAGATACCTCGCTGAATCCACATGGGCCGGTTGCCTTTTGGGGCTACTCGCAAGGCGGCGGGGCGGCCGCCTCGGCTGCCGAGCTGGCCGCGACGTATGCCCCCGAGGAGCATGTCGTCGGCACCTATGCCGGTGCCCCGCCCGCCGATCTGAAGGAACTGTTTCCCTACGCCGACGGCAGTGCGCTGGTGGGGGTGGTGGGGTACGCACTGAACTCGGTGATCGCCGCCTACCCCGAGCACGCCGACGAGATCCGCGCGACCCTGACCCCGCGTGGCGAGGACATGCTGAACAAGGTCGCCGACCAGTGCGTGGCAGAGACGTTGACCAAGTTCATGTTTCGCCATCTGCAGCCCTACTTCAACCGGGACCTCACCGAGCTGGTGAACTCCGAGCCGTTCTCCAGCATCTTCGACGAGCAGCGGATCGGCCGGCTCAAGCCCAACGCGCCGGTGCTCATCAACAGCAACCGCTACGACCCGCTGGTGCCGTGGACAGGCGCCAACCAACTCGGCCGCGACTGGTGTGCCCAGGGCGCCGACGTCGAATTCCGCACCAACGAGGAACCGCCGTTCCTGAACAAGGCGGTGGTCAATCATGCGCTGCCGATGCTGGTCGACGGTGAGGCCGCGATGCAGTGGATCGCCGACCGATTCAACGGGCTGCCGACCGCACCGAACTGCGGCCGGTTCTGA
- a CDS encoding dTMP kinase produces the protein MLIVIEGLDGAGKRTLTRGLQQAFEADGRSVTTLAFPRYGESIHADLASEALHDRHGDLAESVYAMAVLFALDRAGAKEHIATLCADYDVVILDRYVASNAAYSAARLYQGGSGEVVSWVGDLEYGRFGLPKPDRQILLDASVELAAQRARQRAEQEAERARDVYERDDGLQQRTAAVYAELAAADWGGPWVIIEPDIDPTELARSLHAG, from the coding sequence GTGCTGATCGTCATCGAAGGCCTCGACGGAGCAGGCAAGCGCACGCTGACTCGCGGACTGCAGCAGGCCTTCGAGGCTGACGGCCGGTCGGTGACGACGTTGGCCTTCCCCCGCTACGGCGAGTCCATCCACGCCGACCTCGCCAGCGAGGCGCTGCACGACCGGCACGGCGACCTCGCCGAATCCGTCTACGCGATGGCGGTGCTGTTCGCCCTCGACCGGGCCGGCGCCAAAGAGCACATCGCGACGCTGTGCGCGGACTACGACGTCGTCATCCTGGATCGCTACGTCGCCTCCAACGCCGCCTACAGCGCGGCGCGGCTTTACCAGGGCGGCTCCGGTGAGGTGGTGTCGTGGGTGGGCGACCTGGAGTACGGCCGGTTCGGGCTGCCCAAGCCCGACCGCCAGATCCTGCTCGACGCCTCGGTCGAGCTGGCCGCCCAGCGGGCCCGGCAGCGCGCCGAGCAGGAGGCCGAGCGGGCCCGCGATGTCTACGAGCGCGACGACGGGCTGCAGCAGCGCACCGCCGCGGTGTATGCCGAACTGGCCGCCGCGGATTGGGGCGGCCCGTGGGTGATCATCGAGCCCGACATCGACCCCACCGAGCTGGCCCGGTCGTTGCACGCAGGGTAA
- the mtrA gene encoding two-component system response regulator MtrA, giving the protein MDTMRQRILVVDDDPSLAEMLTIVLRGEGFDTAVIGDGSQALTAVRELRPDLVLLDLMLPGMNGIDVCRVLRADSGVPIVMLTAKTDTVDVVLGLESGADDYVMKPFKPKELVARVRARLRRNEDEPAEMLSIADIDIDVPAHKVTREGEQISLTPLEFDLLVALARKPRQVFTRDVLLEQVWGYRHPADTRLVNVHVQRLRAKVEKDPENPQVVLTVRGVGYKAGPP; this is encoded by the coding sequence ATGGACACCATGAGGCAAAGGATTCTGGTTGTCGACGACGATCCGTCGTTGGCCGAGATGCTCACCATCGTGCTGCGGGGTGAGGGTTTCGACACCGCGGTCATCGGCGACGGTTCGCAGGCGCTGACGGCGGTGCGTGAATTGCGCCCCGACCTGGTGCTACTGGATCTCATGCTGCCCGGTATGAACGGCATCGACGTGTGCCGGGTGCTGCGGGCGGACTCCGGTGTGCCGATCGTGATGCTGACGGCCAAGACCGACACCGTTGACGTCGTGCTGGGCCTGGAGTCGGGCGCTGACGACTACGTGATGAAGCCCTTCAAGCCGAAGGAGCTCGTCGCGCGGGTCCGGGCGCGTCTGCGCCGCAACGAGGACGAGCCGGCCGAGATGCTCTCGATCGCCGACATCGACATTGATGTGCCTGCTCACAAGGTGACCCGCGAGGGCGAGCAGATTTCGCTGACGCCGCTGGAGTTCGACCTGCTGGTGGCGTTGGCGCGTAAACCGCGGCAGGTGTTTACTCGAGATGTGCTGCTCGAACAGGTGTGGGGTTATCGACACCCCGCCGACACCCGTTTGGTGAACGTGCACGTCCAGCGGTTGCGCGCCAAGGTCGAGAAGGACCCGGAGAACCCGCAAGTGGTGCTCACCGTTCGAGGAGTGGGATACAAGGCCGGACCGCCGTGA